One genomic region from Streptomyces sp. NBC_00457 encodes:
- a CDS encoding diacylglycerol kinase family protein, producing the protein MTEVATSPTSAQLLVVVDPIARRTDGESVRIAKDVLSAGAATKVCLPEGPEEFARALARRGSRRLVVVGDDRALLRAVSLLHRQRELGGCGLSVVPVGGVLSLARSLGVPTGAVAAARAVLDGAERRLDLLVDDSDGVVLGALRIPPLALREPRDPRGHSAGASAVSSVHPWLRTCQSFVRTLATRPGRTIPSAPTAGPARLRVEVDGVTLVDLDQPVEAVSVMPGRVGSAEVEVRPASVGAEASPLRAVGRAVTVSGPDFRYRADAVVSGPVRTRTWTVLEGAWGLTLPVTG; encoded by the coding sequence ATGACCGAGGTGGCGACTTCTCCGACGTCCGCACAGCTGCTGGTGGTGGTCGACCCGATCGCCCGTCGGACGGACGGAGAGTCCGTACGGATCGCGAAAGACGTGCTCAGCGCGGGTGCCGCGACCAAGGTGTGTCTGCCGGAGGGGCCGGAGGAATTCGCCCGGGCGCTGGCTCGGCGGGGGTCGCGGCGGCTCGTGGTCGTCGGGGACGACCGGGCGCTGCTGCGGGCGGTGTCCCTGCTGCACCGGCAGCGGGAGCTGGGCGGATGTGGGCTGTCGGTGGTTCCGGTGGGCGGTGTGCTGTCGCTGGCCCGGTCGCTCGGGGTGCCCACGGGGGCGGTGGCGGCGGCGCGGGCCGTGCTGGACGGGGCGGAGCGCCGGCTGGATCTGCTCGTCGACGACAGCGACGGGGTGGTGCTCGGCGCGCTGCGGATTCCGCCGCTGGCCCTGCGGGAGCCTCGGGATCCCCGGGGGCATTCGGCGGGGGCGTCGGCCGTGTCCTCCGTGCATCCCTGGCTGCGTACCTGCCAGTCCTTCGTACGGACCCTTGCCACCCGCCCGGGCCGGACGATCCCGTCCGCCCCCACCGCCGGGCCCGCGCGGCTGCGCGTGGAGGTCGACGGGGTCACGCTGGTGGATCTCGACCAGCCGGTGGAGGCCGTGTCCGTCATGCCGGGCCGCGTGGGTTCGGCCGAGGTGGAGGTACGGCCCGCCTCGGTGGGCGCGGAGGCGTCACCGTTGCGTGCGGTCGGGCGCGCGGTGACCGTGTCCGGGCCGGATTTCCGCTACCGGGCGGACGCGGTGGTGAGCGGCCCGGTACGGACACGGACGTGGACGGTACTGGAGGGGGCTTGGGGGCTGACGTTGCCGGTGACGGGTTGA
- a CDS encoding VOC family protein: MEQRITLITLGVSDLARAKAFYEALGWRGQEVEETVFFQAGGLGLVLWGRDKLARDCGLEPAPSTGFGGIALAHNVRSDAEVDTLLGVVERSGGTVTKPAAVNPIGFYSGAFTDPDGHAWEVAHNPGFPLAEDGTVTLPDFGAQ; encoded by the coding sequence ATGGAACAGCGCATCACGTTGATCACGCTGGGTGTTTCCGATCTCGCCCGGGCCAAGGCCTTCTACGAGGCGCTGGGCTGGCGGGGCCAAGAGGTCGAGGAGACGGTCTTCTTCCAGGCCGGCGGCCTCGGGCTGGTCCTGTGGGGCCGGGACAAACTGGCGCGGGACTGCGGGTTGGAGCCGGCGCCGAGCACCGGATTCGGCGGCATCGCGCTCGCGCACAACGTCCGCTCCGACGCGGAGGTCGACACGCTGCTCGGGGTCGTGGAGCGATCCGGCGGCACGGTCACCAAGCCCGCCGCCGTGAACCCCATCGGCTTCTACTCCGGCGCCTTCACCGACCCGGACGGCCACGCCTGGGAAGTCGCCCACAACCCCGGTTTCCCCTTGGCCGAAGACGGCACGGTCACCCTCCCGGATTTCGGCGCTCAGTAA
- the eutC gene encoding ethanolamine ammonia-lyase subunit EutC produces the protein MTDGQIQPPTGDLALWSALRRHTQARIGLGRSGSALPTRHRLELQSAHAAARDAVHSPFDPGAVAAQLPGMATVRVRSAAPDRLTYLQRPDLGRRLDATDRAHLPVGEWDAVFVVADGLSSRAVHEHAAAVVRETVVRVPTFRIAPVILAEQARVALGDDIAAAIGAAMVVVLVGERPGMSAADSLGAYLTYRPKPGVTTDADRNCLSNIRPPLGLTYEGAAGKLAGLMGRARELGLTGVGLKDDSDHVAVVEPLR, from the coding sequence ATGACGGATGGTCAGATACAGCCGCCGACAGGCGACTTGGCCTTGTGGTCGGCGCTGCGACGCCACACCCAGGCCCGCATCGGCCTCGGCCGGTCGGGCTCCGCACTGCCGACCCGCCACCGCCTGGAACTCCAGTCCGCGCACGCGGCGGCCCGGGACGCGGTGCACTCGCCGTTCGACCCGGGGGCGGTGGCGGCACAGCTTCCGGGCATGGCGACGGTACGGGTGCGCAGCGCGGCCCCCGACCGGCTGACGTACCTCCAGCGACCGGACCTGGGCCGACGGCTGGACGCGACGGACCGGGCGCACCTTCCGGTGGGGGAGTGGGACGCGGTGTTCGTCGTGGCGGACGGGCTGTCCAGCCGGGCGGTGCACGAGCACGCGGCGGCGGTGGTGCGGGAGACGGTGGTGCGTGTGCCCACCTTCCGGATCGCTCCCGTCATCCTCGCCGAACAGGCTCGTGTCGCCCTGGGTGACGACATCGCGGCGGCCATCGGCGCGGCGATGGTGGTCGTCCTGGTGGGAGAACGCCCGGGGATGTCGGCGGCCGATTCCCTGGGCGCGTACCTGACGTACCGCCCGAAGCCGGGTGTCACGACGGACGCCGACCGCAACTGCCTCTCCAACATCCGGCCACCGCTGGGGCTGACCTACGAGGGGGCGGCGGGGAAGCTGGCGGGGCTGATGGGGAGGGCCCGGGAGCTGGGGCTGACGGGGGTGGGGTTGAAGGACGACTCCGATCACGTTGCTGTGGTCGAACCGCTACGCTGA
- a CDS encoding ABC transporter permease gives MTTLVADRRRYAPRVGGKRQLAGTGALLRFNLRRDRVTVPLWVAVTALMVVSMPNSLKTVYSTPAERADIAQQMLTNNSLRAMYGPVFDDSLGGLTAWRIGVYAAVLAGIMSLIIVVRHTRDEEESGRQEIVSSAMVGRRAPLTAALLTALVANGVVALLVAGGLAGQGASGALAFGLGIAGVGMVFATMAAIVAQLTESGRLAKGLTGGLIGAAFVLRAAGDSATTDGSSTLTWISPIGWLENLRAFADERWWVLLLFAAATVIQGAVAYELAGRRDVGSGFVATRPGPAEGRLGTAGALAWRLQRGSVLGWGLGFLTGGAAFGGVTKGAADLVGDNDNTREIIERMGGQSDITDAFLSTMVGMFGLVAALYIVSSVLRLHGEETSQRAEPVLAGAVGRLRWAAGHLVVAFGGTVLLMLLAGVGLGLGYGGEFGPILGACLVQVPAVWALGGLTVLLYGLSPQVAPAAWGAAGVVLFLGWIGPALDLPQTVLDISPFGHLPKLPGGEMAWGPVGVLMGIAGVLVAAGLVGLRRRDMST, from the coding sequence ATGACCACACTCGTGGCCGATCGCCGCCGCTACGCGCCGCGAGTCGGCGGAAAACGTCAACTGGCGGGCACCGGCGCCCTGTTGCGGTTCAACCTGCGGCGCGACCGCGTCACCGTCCCGCTCTGGGTGGCCGTGACGGCGTTGATGGTCGTCTCCATGCCGAACTCGCTCAAGACCGTCTACTCCACGCCCGCCGAACGCGCCGACATCGCCCAGCAGATGCTGACGAACAACTCGCTGCGCGCGATGTACGGCCCGGTCTTCGACGACTCGCTCGGCGGCCTCACCGCCTGGCGCATCGGCGTCTACGCGGCCGTACTCGCCGGGATCATGAGCCTGATCATCGTCGTACGGCACACCCGTGACGAGGAGGAGAGCGGGCGCCAGGAAATCGTCTCGTCGGCGATGGTGGGCCGGCGGGCCCCGCTGACGGCGGCCCTGCTGACCGCGCTCGTCGCCAACGGCGTGGTCGCGCTGCTGGTCGCGGGCGGCCTCGCCGGACAGGGCGCATCCGGGGCGCTGGCGTTCGGGCTCGGTATCGCGGGCGTCGGGATGGTGTTCGCCACGATGGCCGCGATCGTCGCGCAGCTCACCGAGAGCGGGCGGCTCGCGAAGGGGCTGACCGGCGGGCTGATCGGGGCGGCGTTCGTGCTGCGGGCGGCGGGTGACTCGGCCACGACGGACGGGTCCTCGACGCTCACCTGGATCTCCCCGATCGGCTGGCTGGAGAACCTGCGGGCCTTCGCCGACGAACGGTGGTGGGTGCTGCTGCTGTTCGCCGCCGCGACGGTGATCCAAGGGGCCGTGGCGTACGAGCTCGCCGGGCGGCGCGACGTCGGCAGCGGCTTCGTAGCGACCCGGCCCGGACCGGCCGAGGGGCGGCTGGGCACGGCGGGCGCGCTGGCCTGGCGGCTGCAGCGGGGCAGCGTGCTCGGCTGGGGACTCGGGTTCCTCACGGGCGGGGCCGCGTTCGGCGGGGTCACCAAGGGGGCGGCGGACCTGGTCGGCGACAACGACAACACCCGCGAGATCATCGAGCGGATGGGCGGCCAGTCCGACATCACGGACGCGTTCCTGTCCACCATGGTCGGCATGTTCGGCCTGGTCGCCGCGCTGTACATCGTCTCCTCCGTGCTACGCCTGCACGGCGAGGAGACCTCCCAGCGGGCCGAGCCGGTGCTGGCGGGCGCGGTCGGACGGCTGCGGTGGGCCGCCGGACATCTGGTCGTCGCGTTCGGCGGGACGGTGCTGCTGATGCTCCTGGCCGGGGTGGGCCTCGGCCTCGGCTACGGCGGCGAGTTCGGCCCGATCCTCGGGGCCTGTCTGGTCCAGGTACCGGCCGTCTGGGCACTGGGCGGACTGACGGTCCTGCTGTACGGGCTGTCCCCGCAGGTCGCTCCGGCCGCGTGGGGTGCGGCGGGCGTCGTGCTCTTCCTGGGGTGGATCGGACCCGCACTGGATCTGCCGCAGACGGTGCTGGACATCTCGCCGTTCGGTCATCTGCCGAAGCTGCCGGGTGGGGAGATGGCTTGGGGGCCGGTGGGGGTCCTTATGGGGATCGCAGGGGTGTTGGTGGCTGCGGGGCTGGTGGGGCTGCGGAGGCGGGATATGAGTACGTGA
- a CDS encoding ABC transporter ATP-binding protein: MTKAITVSGLHKSFGKTHALDGLDLDVETGEVHGFLGPNGAGKSTTIRVLLGLLRADAGAAQVLGRDPWTDAVEVHRRIAYVPGDVTLWRNLSGGEVIDLYGKLRGGLDKKRRDGLIERFELDPTKKGRTYSKGNRQKVALVAAFASDVDLLILDEPTSGLDPLMEEVFQRCVEEERERGRTVLLSSHILSEVEELCDRVSIIRKGQTVESGSLADLRHLTRTSVTAELADAPNGLSHLPGVHDLDVQGRRVRLQVDTDKLDAVLRSLSESGVRSLTSTPPTLEELFLRHYQEDVASEEAVAR, translated from the coding sequence ATGACGAAGGCAATCACCGTCTCCGGACTGCACAAGTCGTTCGGCAAGACCCATGCGCTCGACGGTCTCGACCTGGACGTCGAGACCGGTGAGGTCCACGGCTTCCTCGGCCCCAACGGCGCCGGCAAGTCCACCACCATCCGCGTCCTGCTCGGCCTGCTGCGCGCCGACGCGGGCGCCGCGCAGGTGCTCGGCCGTGATCCGTGGACGGACGCGGTCGAGGTGCACCGCCGGATCGCGTACGTCCCCGGCGACGTGACCCTGTGGCGCAACCTCTCCGGCGGCGAGGTCATCGACCTCTACGGCAAGCTCCGCGGAGGCCTCGACAAGAAGCGCCGCGACGGCCTGATCGAACGGTTCGAGCTGGACCCGACGAAGAAGGGACGGACGTACTCGAAGGGCAACCGGCAGAAGGTCGCCCTGGTCGCCGCGTTCGCCTCGGACGTGGACCTGCTGATCCTGGACGAGCCGACCTCGGGGCTCGACCCGCTGATGGAGGAGGTCTTCCAGCGGTGTGTGGAGGAGGAGCGGGAGCGCGGCCGGACCGTCCTGCTGTCCTCGCACATCCTGAGCGAGGTCGAGGAGTTGTGTGACCGGGTGAGCATCATCCGCAAGGGACAGACCGTGGAGAGCGGCTCGCTCGCCGATCTGCGGCATCTGACGCGGACGAGCGTGACGGCCGAACTCGCCGACGCCCCCAACGGGTTGTCCCACCTCCCCGGCGTCCACGACCTCGACGTACAGGGACGGCGGGTCAGGCTCCAGGTCGACACCGACAAGCTGGACGCCGTACTGCGCTCGCTGAGCGAGTCGGGCGTACGGTCCCTGACCTCTACACCGCCCACGCTGGAGGAACTGTTCCTCCGCCACTACCAGGAGGACGTCGCAAGTGAGGAGGCGGTGGCCCGATGA
- a CDS encoding cytochrome P450, which produces MPAASDLAFDPWDPAFLADPYPAYAELRARGRVIRYEPTDQWLVPHHADVSALLRDRRLGRTYQHRFTHEDFGRTAPPPEHEPFHVLNDHGMLDLEPPDHTRIRRLVSKAFTPRTVEQLKPYVANLAGELVDALVERGGGDLLADVAEPLPVAVIAEMLGIPESDRAPLRPWSADICGMYELNPSQETAAKAVRASVEFTEYLRELIAARRKEPRDDLISGLIEAHDEGDRLTEQEMISTAVLLLNAGHEATVNATVNGWWALFRNPGQLAALRADHSLVPTAIEELMRYDTPLQLFERWVLDEIEIDGTTIPRGAEIAMLFGSANHDPEVFRNPGRLDLTRQDNPHISFSAGIHYCIGAPLARIELAASMTALLEKAPTLRLAAEPERKPNFVIRGLEGLSVEIG; this is translated from the coding sequence ATGCCAGCTGCTTCCGACCTCGCCTTCGACCCATGGGACCCGGCGTTCCTAGCCGACCCGTACCCCGCCTACGCCGAGCTGCGTGCGCGGGGCCGGGTGATCCGTTACGAGCCCACCGACCAGTGGCTGGTCCCGCACCACGCGGACGTCTCGGCGCTGCTGCGGGACCGGCGGCTGGGCCGCACGTATCAGCACCGCTTCACGCACGAGGACTTCGGGAGGACGGCGCCGCCGCCGGAGCACGAGCCGTTCCATGTGCTGAACGACCACGGCATGCTGGACCTCGAACCCCCGGACCACACCCGGATCCGGCGCCTGGTGTCGAAGGCGTTCACGCCGCGTACGGTCGAGCAGCTCAAGCCGTATGTGGCCAACCTCGCCGGGGAGTTGGTCGACGCGCTGGTGGAGCGCGGCGGCGGTGATCTGCTCGCGGATGTGGCCGAGCCGCTCCCCGTGGCTGTCATCGCCGAGATGCTGGGCATCCCGGAGTCGGACCGCGCCCCGTTGCGCCCCTGGTCGGCGGACATCTGCGGAATGTACGAGCTGAACCCGTCCCAGGAGACGGCGGCGAAGGCGGTGCGGGCGTCGGTCGAGTTCACGGAGTACCTGCGCGAACTGATCGCGGCCCGCCGCAAGGAGCCCCGCGACGACCTCATCTCCGGCCTCATCGAGGCCCACGACGAGGGCGACCGGCTCACCGAACAGGAGATGATCTCGACCGCCGTCCTCCTCCTGAACGCCGGCCACGAGGCGACGGTGAACGCCACGGTCAACGGCTGGTGGGCCCTCTTCCGCAACCCCGGCCAGCTCGCGGCCCTCCGAGCCGACCACTCCCTCGTCCCGACGGCCATCGAAGAACTGATGCGCTACGACACCCCGCTCCAGCTCTTCGAACGCTGGGTCCTGGACGAGATCGAGATCGACGGCACGACGATCCCCAGGGGCGCGGAGATCGCCATGCTCTTCGGCTCCGCCAACCACGACCCCGAGGTGTTCCGGAACCCAGGCCGCCTCGACCTCACCCGCCAGGACAACCCCCACATCTCCTTCAGCGCCGGCATCCACTACTGCATCGGCGCGCCCCTGGCCCGTATCGAACTGGCCGCATCCATGACGGCACTGCTGGAGAAGGCGCCGACGCTGCGCCTCGCGGCGGAGCCGGAGCGGAAGCCGAACTTTGTGATCCGGGGGTTGGAGGGGTTGAGCGTGGAAATCGGCTGA
- a CDS encoding GbsR/MarR family transcriptional regulator: MTESTESAEGGRDAEAVSKFVESFAAQLVEAGMQRMAARVFAALLSSDSGVMTSAELSEQLQISPAAVSGAVRYLAQTHMVSREREPGSRRERYRVHGDQWYEALTNREAIIKRWEGALREGVNSLGADTPAGRRMAETLAFFEFIEGEILSMMERWREHREKTFGPG; the protein is encoded by the coding sequence ATGACGGAATCAACGGAATCAGCGGAGGGTGGTCGCGACGCGGAAGCCGTGTCGAAGTTCGTCGAGTCCTTCGCGGCGCAGCTCGTCGAGGCCGGGATGCAGCGCATGGCCGCCCGGGTCTTCGCGGCGCTGCTGTCCTCCGACTCCGGGGTGATGACCTCCGCCGAACTGAGCGAGCAGCTGCAGATCAGCCCCGCCGCGGTCTCCGGCGCGGTGCGCTACCTGGCCCAGACGCACATGGTGTCGCGCGAGCGGGAGCCCGGTTCACGCCGGGAGCGCTACCGGGTGCACGGGGACCAGTGGTACGAGGCCCTCACCAACCGCGAGGCCATCATCAAACGCTGGGAAGGCGCCCTCCGCGAAGGCGTCAACAGCCTCGGCGCCGACACCCCGGCCGGCCGCCGCATGGCCGAGACGCTGGCCTTCTTCGAGTTCATCGAGGGCGAGATCCTGAGCATGATGGAACGCTGGCGGGAGCACCGCGAGAAGACGTTCGGCCCGGGGTGA
- a CDS encoding ethanolamine ammonia-lyase subunit EutB, with product MSAYTSTLSGERYRFDSLARLLAAASPERSGDRLAGLAARSAQERVAARWALADMPLAEFLAEPVIPYETDDVTRLIMDGHDAAAFAPVAGLTVGEFREWLLSQAADAGTLAALAPGLTPEMVAAVSKLMGNADLVAVARKVTVVTAFRSTIGLPGRLATRLQPNHPTDDPAGVAAALLDGLLLGSGDAVIGINPATDSPKAVRDLLELLDSVIGRYAIPTQSCVLCHVTTSVDLMERGAPVDLVFQSIAGTQAANASFGVTLGLLDEAHEAARALDRGTVGRNVMYFETGQGSALSADAHHGVDQQTVEARAYAVARRYDPLLVNTVVGFIGPEYLYDGRQILRAALEDHFCGKLLGLPMGLDICYTNHADADDDDVATMLTMLGVAGASFVICTPGGDDIMLNYQSASYHDALYLREVLGLRPAPEFEAWLGSIGLLDERGAIRDVSGTGHPLTAIGRELAA from the coding sequence ATGAGCGCCTACACCTCCACCCTCAGCGGCGAGCGCTACCGCTTCGACTCCCTCGCCCGCCTCCTCGCCGCCGCGAGCCCCGAGCGCTCCGGCGACCGGCTGGCCGGTCTCGCCGCCCGGAGCGCCCAGGAGCGGGTGGCGGCGCGCTGGGCGCTGGCGGACATGCCGCTCGCGGAGTTTCTCGCCGAGCCGGTGATTCCGTACGAGACCGATGACGTCACCCGGCTGATCATGGACGGCCACGACGCCGCGGCCTTCGCGCCGGTGGCCGGCCTGACGGTCGGCGAGTTCCGGGAGTGGCTGCTGTCCCAGGCGGCGGACGCGGGGACGCTGGCCGCGCTGGCGCCCGGGCTGACGCCGGAGATGGTCGCGGCCGTGTCCAAGCTCATGGGCAACGCCGACCTGGTCGCGGTGGCCAGGAAGGTGACGGTGGTGACGGCGTTCCGGTCGACGATCGGGCTGCCGGGACGCCTGGCGACCCGCCTCCAGCCCAACCACCCCACCGACGACCCGGCCGGTGTCGCCGCCGCCCTCCTCGACGGCCTGCTGCTCGGCTCCGGCGACGCGGTGATCGGCATCAACCCCGCGACGGACAGCCCGAAGGCGGTACGGGACCTGCTGGAGCTGCTCGACTCAGTGATCGGCCGGTATGCCATCCCCACCCAGTCGTGCGTGCTCTGCCACGTCACCACCAGCGTCGACCTGATGGAGCGCGGCGCCCCGGTCGACCTGGTCTTCCAGTCCATCGCGGGGACGCAGGCGGCGAACGCGTCCTTCGGTGTGACACTCGGCCTGCTGGACGAGGCGCACGAGGCGGCGCGGGCACTGGACCGGGGCACGGTCGGCCGGAACGTCATGTACTTCGAGACGGGCCAGGGCAGCGCCCTCTCCGCAGACGCGCACCACGGTGTCGACCAGCAGACGGTGGAGGCCAGGGCCTACGCGGTGGCCCGCCGCTACGACCCGCTCCTGGTGAACACGGTGGTCGGCTTCATCGGCCCGGAGTACCTGTACGACGGCCGGCAGATCCTCCGTGCCGCCCTGGAGGACCACTTCTGCGGCAAGCTGCTCGGCCTGCCGATGGGTCTGGACATCTGCTACACGAACCACGCGGACGCGGACGACGACGATGTGGCGACCATGCTCACGATGCTGGGCGTGGCCGGGGCGTCCTTCGTGATCTGCACGCCCGGCGGCGACGACATCATGCTCAACTACCAGTCGGCCTCGTACCACGACGCGTTGTACCTGCGTGAGGTGCTGGGACTGCGCCCGGCGCCGGAGTTCGAGGCCTGGCTCGGATCGATCGGTCTGCTGGACGAACGCGGCGCGATCCGGGACGTGTCCGGTACGGGGCACCCGCTGACGGCCATCGGAAGGGAACTGGCGGCATGA
- a CDS encoding APC family permease gives MAVDEGVAPAAKASEDGTVHRLKPNAIGLLGVVFMAVATAAPITAMTGNVPFMVSSGNGIGAPASYLVAMVVLAIFSVGFTSMAKHITSTGAFYGFISYGLGRTVGLASGLLATFAYVVFEPALIGIFSVFATTTLEDQTGLSMPWWLFAALMLGINAMGTWFGVSVAEKVLVVLLATEVTILAAMAISVALHGGGPDGFTFGPVNPVNAFQGTSAGLGLFFAFWSWVGFESTAMYGEESRDPKKIIPKATMISVLGVGVFYVFVSWMAITGNGEKEAVAAASSANPLAMFFNPTEQYVGHWAVVVMQWLMITGSLACGMAFHNCAARYMYALGREGVLPSLKNTIGRTHARHGSPHIAGLVQTIVSAVLIAAFWIAGKDPYAGLYVLLAILGTMSILVVQAVCSFAVLAYFRKNHPESRHWFRTFTAPLVGGVAMLAVVVLLVSNMGVAAGTESGSLVLKGTPWIVALIAAAGIGYAQYLKRRDPERYALLGRTVLEETKER, from the coding sequence ATGGCAGTGGACGAGGGAGTCGCCCCAGCGGCGAAAGCAAGCGAAGATGGCACGGTTCACCGGCTGAAGCCCAACGCCATCGGCCTGCTCGGCGTGGTCTTCATGGCCGTCGCGACCGCCGCGCCGATCACCGCGATGACGGGCAACGTGCCCTTCATGGTGTCGTCCGGCAACGGCATCGGCGCCCCGGCGAGCTACCTCGTCGCAATGGTCGTACTGGCAATCTTTTCCGTCGGCTTCACCTCGATGGCGAAGCACATCACCTCGACGGGCGCCTTCTACGGCTTCATCTCCTACGGCCTCGGACGCACCGTGGGACTGGCCTCCGGGCTCCTCGCCACCTTCGCGTACGTCGTCTTCGAGCCCGCCCTCATCGGCATCTTCTCGGTTTTCGCGACGACGACCCTGGAGGACCAGACCGGGCTGAGCATGCCGTGGTGGCTCTTCGCGGCGCTGATGCTCGGAATCAACGCAATGGGCACCTGGTTCGGTGTCTCCGTCGCCGAGAAGGTGCTCGTGGTGCTGCTGGCCACCGAGGTGACGATCCTCGCGGCCATGGCGATCTCCGTCGCCCTGCACGGCGGCGGCCCCGACGGCTTCACCTTCGGCCCCGTCAACCCGGTCAACGCCTTCCAGGGCACCAGCGCCGGGCTCGGTCTCTTCTTCGCCTTCTGGTCGTGGGTCGGCTTCGAGTCGACCGCGATGTACGGCGAGGAGTCCCGCGACCCGAAGAAGATCATCCCCAAGGCGACGATGATCTCGGTCCTCGGCGTCGGCGTCTTCTACGTCTTCGTCTCCTGGATGGCCATCACGGGCAACGGCGAGAAGGAGGCCGTGGCGGCGGCCTCGTCCGCGAATCCGCTCGCCATGTTCTTCAACCCCACCGAGCAGTACGTCGGCCACTGGGCGGTCGTCGTCATGCAGTGGCTGATGATCACCGGCTCGCTGGCCTGCGGCATGGCCTTCCACAACTGCGCCGCCCGCTACATGTACGCGCTGGGCCGCGAGGGTGTCCTGCCGTCCCTGAAGAACACCATCGGCCGCACCCACGCCCGGCACGGCTCCCCGCACATCGCGGGCCTCGTCCAGACCATCGTCAGCGCGGTGCTGATCGCCGCGTTCTGGATCGCGGGCAAAGACCCGTACGCCGGTCTGTACGTCCTTCTCGCCATCCTCGGCACGATGTCGATCCTCGTCGTGCAGGCCGTGTGTTCGTTCGCGGTGCTGGCGTACTTCCGCAAGAACCACCCCGAGAGCCGCCACTGGTTCCGCACGTTCACCGCCCCGCTCGTCGGCGGCGTCGCGATGCTCGCCGTAGTGGTGCTGCTGGTGTCCAACATGGGCGTGGCAGCCGGCACCGAGTCCGGTTCGCTGGTGCTGAAGGGGACCCCGTGGATCGTCGCGCTGATCGCGGCGGCGGGCATCGGGTACGCGCAGTACCTCAAGCGGCGGGATCCGGAGCGGTACGCGCTGCTGGGGCGGACGGTGCTGGAGGAGACAAAAGAGCGGTAG
- a CDS encoding Uma2 family endonuclease produces MTVMAERALQTPQMSVREFERIAAFAAKETDDAVRLEFINGRIGVKKVADGDHDTIVVWLSKRCMQVRPDLDLYQGRGLRVEKYREGRARPDAVLVPEEHFAGHGEWADPSGVLLVLEVTSYDSDTDRRDRQEKPDAYGAAGIPFYLLIDRDACAVKLYSDPAPELGYGNCRTVPFGDTLVLPEPLGIELDTEKLKQYVD; encoded by the coding sequence ATGACGGTTATGGCAGAGCGCGCGTTGCAGACGCCCCAGATGTCGGTTCGCGAGTTCGAGAGGATCGCCGCGTTCGCGGCCAAGGAGACCGACGACGCCGTCAGGTTGGAGTTCATCAACGGACGGATCGGGGTCAAGAAGGTGGCGGACGGGGATCACGACACCATTGTCGTGTGGCTGAGCAAGCGGTGTATGCAGGTCCGGCCTGACCTCGACCTGTACCAGGGCCGAGGGCTGAGGGTGGAGAAGTACCGTGAGGGACGGGCTCGTCCTGATGCGGTGCTGGTGCCCGAGGAGCACTTCGCCGGGCATGGTGAGTGGGCTGATCCGAGCGGTGTGCTCCTGGTGCTGGAGGTCACGTCGTACGACTCCGACACCGACCGGCGCGACCGCCAGGAGAAGCCCGATGCCTACGGTGCCGCGGGCATTCCGTTCTACCTGTTGATCGACCGGGACGCGTGCGCTGTAAAGCTCTACAGCGATCCGGCGCCTGAGCTCGGGTACGGTAACTGCCGCACCGTACCTTTCGGGGACACGCTTGTACTGCCCGAGCCTCTCGGCATCGAACTCGACACCGAGAAGCTCAAGCAGTACGTCGACTGA
- a CDS encoding Uma2 family endonuclease gives MTLMTERPTISGTEPRSFEALLDDLDELIVPDGYKAEIVRGRIVLSPWSKGYYTDVMELVCDQLRSYLPEGHRISYGPNLYVFPGDERAYGPDVHAAPRSVFRTTSNRLDGEALTFVAELTSTSTRDDDLTDKVFVYGRAGVPVYLVLDMQEEQATVLWTPSAKGYESHCTRPFGEKLPMPAPFNCTLDTTGFQNPEEDEDEA, from the coding sequence ATGACGTTGATGACAGAGCGACCGACGATAAGCGGCACCGAGCCCCGCAGCTTCGAGGCGTTGCTGGACGACCTCGACGAGCTGATCGTGCCCGACGGCTACAAGGCCGAGATCGTCAGGGGGAGAATCGTCTTGTCGCCGTGGTCGAAGGGGTACTACACCGACGTCATGGAACTGGTCTGTGATCAGCTCCGGTCGTATCTCCCCGAAGGGCACCGCATCAGCTACGGTCCCAACCTGTATGTCTTCCCAGGGGATGAGCGTGCATACGGACCGGATGTCCACGCGGCGCCCCGATCAGTGTTCAGGACGACCAGCAACCGCCTGGACGGCGAGGCCCTCACTTTCGTCGCTGAGCTGACGTCCACTTCCACCCGCGACGATGACCTGACCGACAAGGTCTTCGTCTACGGCAGGGCAGGCGTCCCCGTCTACCTCGTCCTCGACATGCAGGAGGAGCAGGCCACAGTCCTGTGGACGCCGTCCGCCAAGGGATACGAGTCACACTGCACCAGGCCGTTCGGCGAGAAGCTCCCGATGCCCGCCCCGTTCAACTGCACGCTCGACACCACTGGCTTCCAGAACCCTGAAGAGGATGAAGACGAGGCCTGA